One genomic segment of Mycolicibacterium gilvum includes these proteins:
- a CDS encoding LLM class F420-dependent oxidoreductase — MGAGGGLKVDAAVVSQLSHVPAAARTLEQRGYDGCWTAEINHDPFLPLTLAAEHTERMELGTSIAVAFARNPMSVAQIGWDLQDYSEGRLLLGLGSQIKPHIEKRFSMPWGRPVARMREFVQALHEIWACWRDGTRLNFEGEFYTHTLMTPMFVPQQHAYADPKVFVAAVGDRMTEMCGEVADGLLAHAFSTQRYVREVTIPTLERGIARAGRTRADVVVSSPLFVVTGHDEQELAANAVATRKQIAFYASTPAYRGVLELHGWGDLQTDLHRLSRAGEWDTMGALIDDTMLAEFAVVAPVDELVHTIRARCDGLIDRVLVGFPPSIDEATVVGLVSELQAEETS; from the coding sequence ATGGGTGCGGGAGGTGGCCTCAAGGTGGACGCCGCCGTCGTGAGCCAACTTTCCCACGTTCCGGCCGCCGCGAGAACCCTGGAACAGCGGGGATACGACGGCTGCTGGACGGCCGAGATCAACCACGACCCGTTCCTTCCGTTGACACTGGCCGCCGAGCACACCGAGCGGATGGAGCTCGGCACCAGCATCGCGGTGGCGTTCGCGCGTAACCCGATGTCGGTCGCGCAGATCGGCTGGGACCTGCAGGACTACTCCGAAGGTCGGCTGCTGCTCGGGCTGGGATCACAGATCAAGCCACACATCGAGAAGCGCTTCAGCATGCCCTGGGGGAGGCCCGTGGCGCGGATGCGCGAGTTCGTGCAGGCTCTGCACGAGATCTGGGCGTGCTGGCGAGACGGCACGAGGCTGAACTTCGAGGGCGAGTTCTACACCCACACGCTGATGACGCCGATGTTCGTGCCCCAGCAGCACGCCTACGCCGACCCGAAAGTGTTCGTGGCGGCCGTCGGCGACCGGATGACCGAGATGTGCGGCGAGGTCGCCGACGGGCTGCTCGCACATGCGTTCTCGACACAGCGCTACGTCCGCGAGGTCACGATCCCGACGCTGGAGCGCGGCATCGCGCGGGCGGGGCGCACGCGCGCCGACGTGGTGGTGTCGAGCCCGCTGTTCGTGGTGACGGGCCACGACGAGCAGGAGCTGGCGGCCAACGCCGTGGCGACCCGCAAGCAGATCGCGTTCTACGCGTCCACCCCCGCGTACCGCGGAGTGCTCGAACTGCACGGTTGGGGTGACCTGCAGACCGACCTGCACCGGCTGTCCCGTGCGGGCGAATGGGACACCATGGGTGCGCTGATCGACGACACCATGCTGGCGGAGTTCGCCGTCGTCGCACCCGTCGACGAACTGGTGCACACGATCCGGGCCCGCTGCGACGGCCTGATCGACCGTGTCCTGGTGGGCTTTCCACCGTCCATCGACGAGGCGACGGTCGTCGGTCTCGTCTCGGAACTGCAAGCTGAGGAGACGTCATGA
- a CDS encoding acyl-CoA carboxylase subunit beta has protein sequence MAKAEDWAETLDELSRRRDHSRAMGGDERLARHHGKGKLDARGRIQHLVDKGSFREFGTLVGGDIAADGIITGAALIDGRPVMVGAEDFTTLAGSIGPGGNAKRYRLAELALRDRVPMVMLLEGAGFRPSGEHYGRTPTDLLAQAQCSGKVPTVGGLFGPSAGHGALVAPVCDWTIMTGQGAIFTAGPPVVKESTGEDISKEDLGGPSVALASGVIHNLGADDAAVLDDIRRYLSFFPSSAWSYPSSTPPGEGTGHRATPELLDIVPRGNRQVYDMSDVLDVVFDDSGWFEVQPRFGRAMITALARLGGHPVAVVANQPKVLAGSIDADAADKAAHFIMVADAFHLPIVFLADNPGMLPGSRSEKTGVLRSGARMFAAQTAASTIKLHVTLRKAYGFGSMVMSLLGFDNQSATFAYPGATMGAMSAAALSRASNATEDLEAKLRQAEVDASFRSAGHLGFDDLIHPQETRDVLLDALERGLYSRQAAAQPVTRTVITP, from the coding sequence ATGGCCAAAGCCGAGGACTGGGCGGAGACGCTCGACGAGTTGTCACGCCGCCGCGACCATTCGCGCGCGATGGGCGGCGACGAGCGGCTGGCCAGACACCACGGCAAGGGCAAACTCGACGCGCGCGGCCGCATCCAGCATCTGGTGGACAAGGGCTCCTTCCGCGAGTTCGGCACGCTGGTCGGAGGCGACATCGCCGCCGACGGCATCATCACCGGCGCCGCACTGATCGACGGCCGGCCGGTGATGGTGGGTGCCGAGGACTTCACCACGTTGGCCGGCAGCATCGGGCCCGGCGGCAATGCCAAGCGCTACCGGCTCGCCGAGCTGGCGCTGCGCGATCGCGTCCCGATGGTCATGCTCCTGGAGGGCGCGGGGTTCCGGCCCAGCGGCGAACATTACGGACGCACCCCCACCGATCTGCTCGCGCAGGCACAGTGCTCGGGCAAGGTGCCGACGGTCGGCGGGCTGTTCGGCCCGTCTGCGGGCCACGGCGCGCTCGTCGCACCGGTCTGCGACTGGACGATCATGACCGGCCAGGGCGCCATCTTCACCGCGGGTCCGCCGGTCGTCAAAGAGTCCACCGGCGAGGACATTTCGAAGGAAGACCTCGGCGGCCCGTCGGTCGCGTTGGCCAGCGGCGTCATCCACAACCTCGGCGCCGACGATGCCGCCGTTCTCGACGACATCCGCCGCTACTTGTCCTTCTTCCCCTCCAGCGCATGGTCGTATCCGTCGTCGACGCCGCCGGGCGAGGGGACGGGACACCGGGCGACCCCGGAACTTCTCGACATCGTGCCGCGGGGAAACCGCCAGGTGTACGACATGAGCGATGTGCTCGACGTCGTCTTCGACGATTCCGGTTGGTTCGAGGTGCAGCCCAGGTTCGGCCGGGCGATGATCACCGCACTCGCCCGCCTCGGTGGCCATCCCGTCGCGGTCGTGGCCAACCAGCCGAAGGTGCTCGCCGGGTCGATCGACGCCGACGCCGCCGACAAAGCGGCGCATTTCATCATGGTCGCCGACGCGTTCCACCTGCCGATCGTGTTCCTCGCCGACAATCCCGGCATGCTGCCGGGCAGCCGGTCGGAGAAGACCGGTGTGCTGCGCAGCGGCGCACGGATGTTCGCCGCCCAGACCGCGGCCTCGACGATCAAGCTGCATGTGACGTTGCGCAAGGCCTACGGCTTCGGGTCGATGGTGATGTCGCTGCTGGGCTTCGACAATCAGAGCGCGACGTTCGCCTACCCGGGCGCGACGATGGGCGCGATGAGCGCGGCCGCGCTCAGCCGCGCCTCGAACGCCACCGAGGATCTCGAGGCCAAGCTGCGTCAGGCCGAGGTCGACGCGTCGTTCCGCTCGGCGGGCCATCTCGGGTTCGACGACCTGATCCACCCGCAGGAGACCCGCGATGTGCTGCTCGATGCGCTCGAGCGCGGTCTCTACAGCCGTCAGGCCGCCGCGCAGCCGGTGACCCGCACCGTGATCACCCCCTGA
- a CDS encoding alpha/beta hydrolase — protein MKTPERLWRIGSDFAGVLPRAHSAVAVGQAWNPLSVRGLRQLGEVALDELALTGMTLTAPPPRLERSEASCAAAAAELAGLGITGANADPDPVDIGSLRRRRLGRHRYEQLTFDHDPHLPDTLSAEGFGGAATAVAHLCRTDSKRRPWLVWVHGAGQGQPIDLLFSRARRIQDELGVNVALPVQPGCGVRASAWPEYPTMDPLANVAGMLRAVSEVRALVRWLRPQATAIAVAGVSMGSPVAGLVSHLEPVDAVAVYTPIFGLNAMIAAHLGRWGPSVDDTVALLRSEVVEQVSAAVDYQAVEPSASPDRRLIVGAWHDRMAMREPAQVLHARWGGELYWHQGSHVGHLFAPGVHTASEKFLRSLTG, from the coding sequence GTGAAGACCCCCGAACGGCTCTGGCGGATCGGCAGTGATTTTGCCGGGGTGCTGCCTCGGGCGCACAGCGCAGTCGCCGTTGGTCAAGCGTGGAATCCGTTGTCGGTGAGAGGTCTTCGTCAGCTGGGTGAGGTCGCTCTGGATGAACTGGCGCTGACCGGGATGACGCTGACCGCGCCACCGCCGAGGCTGGAGCGGTCCGAAGCGTCGTGCGCCGCAGCCGCCGCCGAACTGGCAGGACTGGGCATCACCGGCGCCAACGCCGACCCGGACCCCGTCGACATCGGATCCCTGAGGCGACGGAGGCTCGGGCGGCACCGGTACGAACAGCTGACCTTCGACCACGATCCGCACCTGCCGGACACGTTGTCGGCCGAGGGATTCGGCGGCGCAGCGACAGCGGTCGCGCATCTGTGCCGGACGGATTCGAAGCGCAGACCGTGGTTGGTGTGGGTACACGGGGCCGGACAGGGACAACCGATCGACCTGCTGTTCTCCCGGGCGCGGCGAATCCAGGATGAGCTCGGCGTCAACGTCGCGCTACCGGTTCAGCCCGGCTGCGGGGTCCGGGCCTCGGCATGGCCGGAGTATCCGACCATGGACCCGCTGGCGAATGTGGCCGGCATGCTGCGCGCGGTGTCCGAGGTGCGGGCGCTGGTGCGGTGGTTGCGGCCGCAGGCCACTGCCATCGCCGTCGCCGGGGTATCGATGGGAAGTCCTGTGGCGGGGCTCGTGTCGCACCTCGAACCCGTCGACGCCGTTGCGGTGTACACGCCGATCTTCGGCCTGAACGCGATGATCGCCGCGCATCTGGGCCGGTGGGGGCCGTCGGTGGACGACACCGTCGCGCTGTTGCGTTCCGAGGTCGTCGAACAGGTCTCCGCGGCGGTGGACTATCAGGCCGTCGAACCGTCCGCGTCGCCCGACCGCCGGTTGATCGTCGGGGCCTGGCACGACCGGATGGCGATGCGGGAGCCCGCGCAGGTGCTGCACGCGCGCTGGGGCGGCGAACTCTACTGGCACCAGGGCAGTCATGTCGGGCACCTGTTCGCGCCCGGCGTGCACACCGCCTCCGAGAAGTTCCTGCGGTCACTGACCGGATGA
- a CDS encoding TIGR03857 family LLM class F420-dependent oxidoreductase encodes MDELGYYLLAGAGGEGPATLMDEARRGEELGFGTGFISERWNVKEASSLTGAALAVTSRMQIATAATNHNTRHPLITGSWATTMHRLSGGRFTLGIGRGIGAIYNAFGIPTVTTAQMEDFAQVMRKLWHGELIFNHDGPLGKYQVLFLDPDFREDIRLAIVAFGPQTLALGGREFDDVILHTYFTPETLQRAVKTVKDAAEQAGRDPASVRVWSCFATVGDHLPEELRLKKTVARLATYLQGYGDLLVNTNGWDPAVLQRFRDDKVVQSIGGGIDHKATAEQIEHIATLIPDEWLEPSATGSPQQCADRVRKEFDYGADAVIMHGATPDELEPIVAAYRAGQS; translated from the coding sequence ATGGACGAGTTGGGCTATTACCTGCTGGCGGGAGCCGGGGGCGAGGGGCCCGCGACGTTGATGGACGAGGCTCGCCGCGGTGAGGAGCTCGGCTTCGGCACCGGTTTCATCTCGGAACGCTGGAACGTCAAGGAAGCGTCGTCGCTGACCGGCGCGGCGCTCGCCGTCACCTCGCGGATGCAGATCGCCACCGCGGCGACCAACCACAACACCCGCCATCCACTGATCACCGGATCGTGGGCGACCACCATGCACCGCCTCTCGGGCGGGCGCTTCACCCTCGGCATCGGGCGCGGTATCGGCGCGATTTACAACGCATTCGGCATTCCGACGGTGACCACCGCGCAGATGGAGGACTTCGCGCAGGTGATGCGCAAGCTGTGGCACGGAGAGCTGATCTTCAACCACGACGGACCGCTGGGCAAGTACCAGGTGCTGTTCCTCGATCCGGACTTCCGCGAGGACATCCGGCTGGCGATCGTCGCGTTCGGTCCGCAGACCCTGGCGCTGGGCGGACGCGAGTTCGACGACGTCATCCTCCACACCTACTTCACCCCGGAGACGTTGCAGCGCGCGGTCAAGACGGTCAAGGACGCCGCCGAGCAAGCGGGCCGGGATCCGGCATCGGTGCGGGTGTGGTCGTGCTTCGCCACCGTCGGCGACCACCTGCCCGAAGAGCTGCGGCTGAAGAAGACCGTGGCCCGGCTGGCCACGTACCTGCAGGGCTACGGTGATCTGCTGGTCAACACCAACGGCTGGGATCCCGCTGTGCTGCAACGATTCCGCGACGACAAGGTCGTGCAGTCCATCGGTGGAGGGATCGACCACAAGGCCACCGCCGAGCAGATCGAGCACATTGCCACGTTGATCCCCGACGAGTGGCTGGAGCCGTCGGCGACCGGTTCGCCACAGCAGTGCGCCGACCGGGTCCGCAAGGAGTTCGACTACGGCGCCGACGCCGTCATCATGCACGGGGCCACACCCGACGAACTCGAACCGATCGTCGCGGCCTACCGCGCCGGCCAGTCGTGA
- a CDS encoding flavin-containing monooxygenase, whose amino-acid sequence MTIEHGPRRFDAIVVGAGFSGLYALHHLRELGLSVRVLERAHNVGGTWLFNRYPGARCDIESIEYSYSFSDEVQQEWVWTETMPTQPEIEAYLNFVADRLDLRRDIAFDTNVTAMVFDDDRAEWVVTTEAGESFVASYVIAATGILSVPLEPTIPGMASFAGTSLFTSRWPEGADLRGRRVGVIGTGSTGVQLIPVVAEEAAHLTVFQRSPAYTLPWTVRPFAPGELDELKAQYPQIRAAQREHPVGAARLSAFSVLLEMLVKPPLKSASREERTRAVEERGIMGALDWGDLFFDIDANRMAAELYGEAVARIVDDPVTARALTPSHPFACKRPIIDQGYYETYNRDNVSLVDLRADPIVSVRPTGIETEGGLHELDAIIYATGFDAMTGALSRIDVRGRGGMSLGEFWATEGPLSYLGMAVAGFPNLFTIQGPGSPSAASNFVAAMEQNVEWIGACIGHLREHRYQTIEALPDAQQNWIEQATALVAPTVLVHPSCNSWYNGGNVPGKKRMYMGYTAGIPEYRRQCDEIAATGYAGFKLA is encoded by the coding sequence GTGACGATCGAGCATGGCCCCAGACGCTTCGACGCGATCGTCGTGGGAGCCGGGTTCTCCGGTCTCTATGCGTTGCACCACCTGCGTGAACTCGGCCTGAGCGTCCGCGTTCTGGAGCGTGCGCACAACGTCGGCGGAACCTGGTTGTTCAACCGGTATCCGGGCGCTCGGTGCGACATTGAGAGCATCGAGTACTCCTACAGCTTCTCCGACGAAGTCCAGCAGGAGTGGGTGTGGACGGAGACCATGCCGACCCAGCCGGAGATCGAGGCGTATCTGAACTTCGTCGCCGACAGGCTGGATCTGCGCCGGGACATCGCGTTCGACACGAATGTGACCGCGATGGTGTTCGACGACGACCGCGCCGAGTGGGTGGTGACCACCGAGGCGGGGGAGTCGTTCGTCGCGAGCTACGTCATCGCCGCGACCGGAATCCTGTCGGTACCGCTGGAGCCGACCATCCCCGGTATGGCGAGCTTCGCGGGCACGTCTCTGTTCACCAGCCGGTGGCCGGAAGGCGCGGACCTGCGCGGCCGACGCGTCGGCGTGATCGGCACGGGTTCCACCGGCGTGCAGCTGATCCCGGTGGTGGCCGAGGAGGCCGCGCATCTGACGGTGTTCCAACGTTCACCGGCCTACACCCTGCCCTGGACGGTCCGCCCGTTCGCACCGGGTGAGCTGGACGAACTCAAGGCGCAGTATCCGCAGATCCGTGCCGCCCAGCGTGAGCACCCCGTCGGCGCGGCACGGCTGAGCGCGTTCTCGGTGCTTCTTGAGATGCTGGTCAAGCCTCCGCTGAAGTCCGCGTCGCGCGAGGAGCGGACGCGGGCCGTCGAGGAACGCGGCATCATGGGCGCGCTGGACTGGGGCGATCTGTTCTTCGACATCGACGCCAACCGGATGGCCGCCGAACTCTATGGTGAAGCGGTCGCCCGCATCGTCGACGATCCGGTCACGGCGAGGGCGCTGACCCCCAGCCACCCGTTCGCCTGCAAGCGACCGATCATCGACCAGGGCTACTACGAAACCTACAACCGCGACAACGTGAGCCTGGTCGATCTGCGTGCCGACCCGATCGTGTCGGTGCGTCCCACCGGCATCGAGACCGAGGGCGGCCTGCACGAACTCGACGCGATCATCTACGCCACCGGATTCGACGCGATGACCGGCGCGCTGAGCCGCATCGATGTCCGCGGCCGCGGCGGGATGTCCCTGGGGGAGTTCTGGGCTACCGAGGGGCCGCTGAGTTACCTCGGGATGGCGGTCGCGGGCTTTCCGAATCTGTTCACCATTCAGGGGCCTGGAAGCCCCTCGGCAGCAAGCAATTTCGTTGCAGCGATGGAACAGAACGTGGAATGGATCGGTGCCTGCATCGGCCACCTGCGGGAGCACCGCTATCAGACCATCGAGGCGCTGCCCGACGCGCAGCAGAACTGGATCGAACAGGCGACCGCGCTCGTCGCGCCGACGGTGCTCGTCCACCCGTCCTGCAACTCCTGGTACAACGGCGGCAACGTCCCCGGTAAGAAGCGGATGTACATGGGCTACACCGCGGGCATTCCCGAGTACCGCAGACAGTGCGACGAGATCGCCGCGACCGGCTACGCGGGGTTCAAGCTCGCGTGA
- a CDS encoding nuclear transport factor 2 family protein, producing MTRTAREVVEQYNLIVWNERDFALAEELMGDTVIRHDVGESTTLTHEQAVARVVDHWAMFESIRFDLNLVIAGDDGEHVTIVYQSPMKLKDGTETTIGSMEIFRVVDGRITEVWNCGYKQGVWA from the coding sequence ATGACACGAACGGCCCGCGAGGTGGTCGAACAGTACAACCTGATCGTCTGGAACGAGCGCGATTTCGCTCTCGCCGAGGAGTTGATGGGCGACACCGTGATCCGTCACGACGTCGGTGAGTCGACGACGCTGACCCACGAGCAGGCGGTGGCGCGGGTGGTGGACCACTGGGCGATGTTCGAAAGCATCCGGTTCGATCTGAACCTGGTGATCGCCGGAGACGACGGTGAGCACGTCACGATCGTGTACCAGTCTCCGATGAAGCTCAAGGACGGCACCGAGACCACGATCGGGAGCATGGAGATCTTCCGTGTCGTCGATGGCAGGATCACCGAAGTGTGGAATTGCGGCTACAAGCAAGGAGTTTGGGCGTGA
- a CDS encoding phosphotransferase — protein MTVPGSVDALTACWLTEALRSDPTLSDTLTVDGVRAERIAMDSGFSSLLYRLHLTGTGVPATVIAKLPAESEARGAMELLGGYRRELAFYRNVAGRAPLDTPHVYTAQIAEDSVDFVLLLEDLRDWDNADHLVGLTVEQTRLAVTNLAGLHAWSVDPSNSAALQHFPSLSTPIVRDLLVPAFAPGWQVYRDRSGAAVPRRIARFADRFAELAPQALAALVEHSMLLHGDIRADNMFFDGGRLKIVDFQFASVGSGAADIAYLVSQGLPTDARRGHDETLMREYLGMLGVPYRFDDAWRHYRFAVAYLMVLPVIILVGWDSLPERSRALCLELTSRAIAAIDDVDATEVFA, from the coding sequence GTGACTGTGCCGGGCAGTGTCGACGCGCTGACGGCGTGCTGGCTCACCGAAGCGTTGCGCAGCGACCCCACTCTGTCCGACACGCTGACCGTCGACGGGGTGCGCGCAGAACGCATCGCGATGGACTCTGGCTTCTCGTCGCTGCTCTACCGGCTGCATCTGACCGGGACCGGCGTGCCCGCCACGGTGATCGCGAAGCTGCCCGCCGAGTCTGAGGCACGCGGCGCCATGGAACTGCTCGGGGGCTATCGACGGGAGCTGGCCTTCTATCGCAACGTCGCCGGGCGGGCGCCGCTGGACACCCCGCACGTGTACACCGCGCAGATCGCCGAGGACTCCGTCGATTTCGTGCTGCTGCTCGAAGACCTCCGAGACTGGGACAACGCCGACCATCTCGTTGGCCTGACCGTCGAGCAGACGCGGCTGGCCGTCACGAACCTCGCCGGTCTGCATGCGTGGTCGGTCGACCCGTCCAACAGTGCTGCGCTGCAGCATTTTCCGAGTCTGTCGACGCCCATCGTGCGGGATCTACTGGTGCCCGCGTTCGCCCCCGGATGGCAGGTCTACCGCGACAGGTCGGGGGCGGCCGTCCCGCGGCGCATCGCGCGTTTCGCCGATCGGTTCGCCGAGCTCGCCCCGCAGGCGCTGGCGGCGCTGGTGGAACACTCGATGCTGCTGCACGGCGACATCCGGGCCGACAACATGTTCTTCGACGGCGGACGGCTCAAGATCGTCGACTTCCAGTTCGCGTCGGTGGGCAGCGGCGCCGCCGACATCGCCTACCTGGTCAGCCAGGGCCTGCCGACCGACGCGCGGCGCGGCCACGACGAGACGCTGATGCGCGAGTACCTCGGGATGCTCGGTGTGCCCTACCGGTTCGACGACGCGTGGCGGCACTACCGCTTCGCGGTGGCGTATCTGATGGTGCTCCCGGTGATCATCCTCGTCGGGTGGGACTCACTACCGGAACGATCACGGGCGCTGTGCCTGGAACTGACATCGCGTGCGATCGCCGCGATCGACGACGTCGATGCCACGGAGGTGTTCGCATGA